A genomic window from Sebastes fasciatus isolate fSebFas1 chromosome 7, fSebFas1.pri, whole genome shotgun sequence includes:
- the LOC141770859 gene encoding CD5 antigen-like → MELHNVRLVGGSSRCAGELEIKQQGEWRPVDDRMFDWNLKTAYEVCRKLDCGSAVSTGRRRGDRYKQSVRLVNGKSLCSGRLEVKSNQSNQSWSSSLMTSGSRDDSYHPHAWMISSSCGLSESSIRECVSIRPDSSSKSLEVTCSDSVRLVNGKSLFSGRLEVKSNQSNQSWSSVCEDDFDLQDAEVVCRELGCGAPSVLQGALYGDVEAPVWTKEFQCGGHESALLDCDSSDSDRNTCSPGKAVGLTCSEPDDVRLLGGSSRCDGTLEMKQHGEWRPVADRDSEWDQDRAAAVCNQLDCGSAVSTNISTSSSEKSVWWIQSSCVESHLMLRECLDLPSYRRSSDILEVICSDFLTQPNISFATFIDGVSEANQQGIQVLMGSSFTISCSILPQYPGGSFQLILTTSATSQNHTLPAVNHSAHFLFSAAEPAHRGEYRCVYHLYVFSYNFSSESQPLHLTVSASVTDLIIRLVVLLVLMVLMVGSNAAVYCYCKAPRGQKPRREDNMELDHLGGAGDLLGEEAGAQGTE, encoded by the exons ATGG AGCTCCATAATGTCCGGCTGGTGGGAGGATCCAGTCGCTGTGCTGGTGAACTGGAGATCAAACAACAGGGAGAGTGGAGACCAGTGGATGACCGAATGTTTGACTGGAATCTAAAGACAGCATATGAAGTGTGTAGAAAActggactgtggctctgctgtttcaaCAGGGCGGAGACGGGGTGACCGTTACAAAC AATCCgtcaggctggtgaatgggaAGAGTCTGTGttcaggcagactggaggtgaagtcCAACCAGTCCAACCAGTcgtggtcctca AGCCTGATGACGTCCG GAAGTAGAGATGATTCGTACCACCCACATGCATGGATGATCAGTTCTTCCTGTGGTCTGTCTGAGTCTTCAATCAGGGAATGTGTATCAATACGGCCTGATTCTTCCAGTAAGAGTCTGGAggtcacctgctcag actctgtcaggctggtgaatgggaAGAGTCTGTTttcaggcagactggaggtgaagtcCAACCAGTCCAACCAGTcgtggtcctcagtgtgtgaagatgactttgacctgcaggatgctgaggtggtctgtagggagcttggctgtggggctccttcagtcctccagggggcgctctatggagacgtggaggctccagtgtggaccaaagagttccagtgtggaggccatgagtctgctctcctggactgtGACAGCTCAGACTCAgatagaaacacctgctcacctggcaaagctgttggactcacctgctcag AGCCTGATGATGTCAGGTTGTTAGGAGGATCCAGTCGCTGTGATGGTACGCTAGAGATGAAACAACATGGAGAGTGGAGACCAGTGGCTGACCGGGACTCTGAATGGGACCAGGACagagcagctgcagtgtgtAATCAACTGGACTGTGGTTCTGCTGTTTCAACAAACATAAGCACCAGTTCTTCAGAGAAGTCTGTGTGGTGGATCCAGTCTTCTTGTGTTGAGTCTCATTTGATGCTACGGGAGTGTTTAGATCTACCTAGTTACAGGAGAAGCTCTGACATCCTGGAGGTGATCTGCTCAG attttctgACTCAGCCAAACATCTCCTTCGCTACCTTCATTGACGGGGTTTCTGAGGCCAATCAGCAGGGGATTCAGGTGCTCATGGGCTCCAGCTTCACCATCAGCTGCTCCATCCTGCCACAGTACCCAGGAGGCTCCTTCCAGCTTATTCTGACCACCTCAGCTACATCACAGAACCACACCctgccagctgtcaatcactctgccCACTTCCTGTTCTCTGCTGCAGAGCCCGCCCACCGAGGGGAGTACCGCTGTGTTTATCACCTCTATGTTTTCTCCTATAACTTCTCATCTGAGAGCCAGCCGCTCCATCTCACTGTCTCAG CCTCTGTAACAGATCTGATCATCAGACTGGTTGTCCTCCTGGTGCTGATGGTGCTGATGGTGGGGTCCAATGCTGCCGTGTATTGCTACTGCAAG GCCCCCAGAGGACAGAAACCAAGACGAGAGGACAACATGGAGCTGGATCACCTCGGTGGTGCTGGTGACTTGCTGGGTGAAGAGGCAGGAGCCCAGGGGACAGAGTAG